The Toxotes jaculatrix isolate fToxJac2 chromosome 14, fToxJac2.pri, whole genome shotgun sequence genomic interval tattaatcaaCTTTTTTAGTttcagcaccaccagcagctcttttttttttttttgccccctgGCCACAAAACAGGTTAATCCATCTGTGCACTTTCAACTGGAGAGAGACTAAACTGTCAGTATGAATAAAGACTATATAGAGATCTGGGATTAAAATCTGCGTACTGGCGGTGGTCGcagaaaatgttcacttttttcgGTTTCATCCTGTCTGCCTGTGCACGCATCACAATTGCTTATTTTTCTGACGGTGTCATGAAGGCAGCATGTAGGGCGATTCTCAAACGCCTCGTACGTACACATCCTTGTGCACCCTACCTACCCACGATGCAGCGCGGTTGCTTACAACATAGCCATCTTGTCAAGAGTGACTGAGTGAGGGAGGTAACTGTAAGCGCTGTTTAGATTCTCATTTGTTTCAAAGCGAGAAATTTGACAGTGTTTTACTCTCTCGATCGCGGTTAGCTTCGAAGTAAGGGTCGCCACCGGATGACCTTAAGCTGGTGAAGCGAGCGATTACAAAGGACTGCTTTCGGGAAGATGTCTCGCATACTTGTTCCGACGTAGGGGGAGTGTGCAGCAGCCAGTTGGCTGTCGACTTGCTAGCTAGCTCGGTGAGTGGAGGGCTGCGGGCCCTCCTCAGCCTAAAGTAGCTCCTGCAGCTGGGCAACACATTCTGCGACAACGGCCGTTTGACAACTGCACAACCGGGATATTAGCAGGCCGGTACGGGCAGACGGAAGGCGCTGGATCACTTCTCGCACCGGCGGATGGTATCGGTGTCTCAAGCCGCATTGCTGGACAAGACGACACGAAGTGTGGCGTTGCGTTATGAGCTCATGAAACGCAACAGGAGAccgagagaggaagagggatgGCGCAGATTCATCTCGATTACAGTTAGCTAGGCTAAGTAAAATAGATACAAGTGTGCTGTTTAATATGATCTAAGCTTTTGGAAGCTGCAACCAGCTCGTCCCTTTTTGACGGAGGATAAACATAGCCATACGGGACTTGGAATCAGGCTGCCATTATGTCGAAAATGCCGGCCAAGAAAAAGAGCTGTTTTCAGATCACAAGTGTGACTCAGGCCCAGGTGGCGGCTATAGGTGCCACCGACGACACGGAGAGTCTGGAAGACCCAGACGAGTCACGGACTGAAGACGTGTCGTCGGAAGTATACATGTCGCGGGCCGAGTACGAGCCTGCGTGTGACAGGAGTTCATCTGAAGAAGCCCTGAATAATGTTGGGGATCCAGAGGCAATCAGTGTTATGGCAGCATCACACATACCTCAAGCCGGTCAGTTGTCTGCGCTATCAGGCAATCCCATTGGGGAGTTTCGAAAAGTGGGAGTGTCGGGCTCAGCTCAAGGTGGTCAGCAGCCGCCGGGGATCGGCGTTACAAGTGGTTTACCCCTTATTACTCAACCTGGGGCAATGCAGCAACAGTCTGCTCCAGCAACCAGCGCTGGACCAGCCATTGTGTCAGTAAATGCATCACAACCTGCTGCAGTGACCagttcagctcctcctcctgccaccTCCACGGTGAGTTGCACTTCACGCTTCAGGGTCATTAAACTCGATCATGGTACTGGAGAACCCTTTCGAAGAGGAAGGTGGACGTGTACAGAGTTTTATGAGAAAGACTCTGAGAGCTCTGTTGTTAGTAGGACTGTAGATAGCATTAGGCATGCCAGTGCAACACCGGACCCTGccgcagacagagacagtggacTCGGGCTTACAGGAGGCTCTGTGGTTGCCCCGGCAACACACTCAGGTCAGGGCTTGGGCTCCATGGCTGACGCTTCTCTCTCATCATCTCGCATGCATTCAGTGGAGACACTACCACACCAGCAGCAACAAATCCACCATCAAAGCTTCGGTGCCCGTCAACAGAGTGTTAGTGGGTCGGCCACGCAGAGTGCTTTCTCTAGCAGCAAGCCGACAGCTGCCCCAGCTCAGCAAGCAGTGGGAGGTCTCCAGCCTTCTGCTCCCCAGAGCGTGCTGCCTGTCGGACAGAATGGGTTGCCTCAATCTGGTGTTCACATACAAAAGTCCCCCATCATGCCTCCCTCAGCCCAGCCCATTGCTTACCctccccagcagcagcagcagcagcaagttcCTATGGGCCACCCCTTGACCAGCCAGTCATCTGGACTGATGCAGAACCAGACGGAGTACTATCAGCAGCAACAGCCTGCTGCCATGCAGCCAGGGCTTTCCACTGGCCAGTCCCTTCCAGTGTCCACCCTCTCTGCAGGGCTGCAGCCTGTGGGACAAGGACCTGCTTCGGTCATTCCTCCAGCCTCTGGAGGAGCTCCTGTGCCAAGTCAGGTTGGAGATATTGCTGGAGCAAGAGGGGGATCTGTACCTACTGGACAGCCAGCTCCGGGCCTCTTGCAGCAGCAGGCTGTAGGAATGGGTGGTGTCGGAGGCTCCATGCTGGTTGGTGGATCCGCTctacagcagcagactgtgagTCAGTATGCAGCCGCTGGACAGCCTCAACCCCACGGCCTCCACCCCACATCCTCCGGTGTACAAAATGTGCCTGCCATCGCAGTGAGCTCCAGTGTTCCCACCACTGTGCCCGCTGCTGTGCCCAGTGCCTCCAGTGCAGCCATGCCAAATGTGACAGTTTCCAGTTTGCCTCCAGGTCAG includes:
- the LOC121192664 gene encoding TSC22 domain family protein 2-like isoform X1, which codes for MSKMPAKKKSCFQITSVTQAQVAAIGATDDTESLEDPDESRTEDVSSEVYMSRAEYEPACDRSSSEEALNNVGDPEAISVMAASHIPQAGQLSALSGNPIGEFRKVGVSGSAQGGQQPPGIGVTSGLPLITQPGAMQQQSAPATSAGPAIVSVNASQPAAVTSSAPPPATSTVSCTSRFRVIKLDHGTGEPFRRGRWTCTEFYEKDSESSVVSRTVDSIRHASATPDPAADRDSGLGLTGGSVVAPATHSGQGLGSMADASLSSSRMHSVETLPHQQQQIHHQSFGARQQSVSGSATQSAFSSSKPTAAPAQQAVGGLQPSAPQSVLPVGQNGLPQSGVHIQKSPIMPPSAQPIAYPPQQQQQQQVPMGHPLTSQSSGLMQNQTEYYQQQQPAAMQPGLSTGQSLPVSTLSAGLQPVGQGPASVIPPASGGAPVPSQVGDIAGARGGSVPTGQPAPGLLQQQAVGMGGVGGSMLVGGSALQQQTVSQYAAAGQPQPHGLHPTSSGVQNVPAIAVSSSVPTTVPAAVPSASSAAMPNVTVSSLPPGQILHSKTPANLGAQGLPAAGFGLVEGGGGGRKLEGLVNAQSPVVSGKEPVKALMPESLQLTTPSVNSLFGIHIPVDGEEDRNPSKAFYQAFQSGSRLRDSKAHSDSASGTNVVAIDNKIEQAMDLVKSHLMYAVREEVEVLKEQIKELYERNSVLERENAVLKSLANSEQLSQLSTQSAASSSATPPQQGLSQPQQQAQPPLQLQPQPQPQSHPQLQHHPKPQQLQTQLDPGQQQQVQPNVTSA
- the LOC121192664 gene encoding TSC22 domain family protein 2-like isoform X2 is translated as MSKMPAKKKSCFQITSVTQAQVAAIGATDDTESLEDPDESRTEDVSSEVYMSRAEYEPACDRSSSEEALNNVGDPEAISVMAASHIPQAGQLSALSGNPIGEFRKVGVSGSAQGGQQPPGIGVTSGLPLITQPGAMQQQSAPATSAGPAIVSVNASQPAAVTSSAPPPATSTVSCTSRFRVIKLDHGTGEPFRRGRWTCTEFYEKDSESSVVSRTVDSIRHASATPDPAADRDSGLGLTGGSVVAPATHSGQGLGSMADASLSSSRMHSVETLPHQQQQIHHQSFGARQQSVSGSATQSAFSSSKPTAAPAQQAVGGLQPSAPQSVLPVGQNGLPQSGVHIQKSPIMPPSAQPIAYPPQQQQQQQVPMGHPLTSQSSGLMQNQTEYYQQQQPAAMQPGLSTGQSLPVSTLSAGLQPVGQGPASVIPPASGGAPVPSQVGDIAGARGGSVPTGQPAPGLLQQQAVGMGGVGGSMLVGGSALQQQTVSQYAAAGQPQPHGLHPTSSGVQNVPAIAVSSSVPTTVPAAVPSASSAAMPNVTVSSLPPGQILHSKTPANLGAQGLPAAGFGLVEGGGGGRKLEGLVNAQSPVVSGKEPVKALMPESLQLTTPSVNSLFGIHIPVDGEEDSASGTNVVAIDNKIEQAMDLVKSHLMYAVREEVEVLKEQIKELYERNSVLERENAVLKSLANSEQLSQLSTQSAASSSATPPQQGLSQPQQQAQPPLQLQPQPQPQSHPQLQHHPKPQQLQTQLDPGQQQQVQPNVTSA